One part of the Rothia sp. ZJ932 genome encodes these proteins:
- a CDS encoding catalase, with amino-acid sequence MTENPIKPGSFTTTNSGAPVASDNDSLTVGNDGPVVLHDVYTVEKLAQFNRERVPERVVHAKGTGAFGVFETTEDVSKYTKAALFQPGVSTEMLIRFSTVAGEQGSPDTWRDPRGFAIKFYTTEGNYDLVGNNTPIFFIRDAIKFPDFIRSQKRLPGNGLRNNDMQWDFWSLRPESAHQVTWLMGDRGIPATLRHMDGFGSHTYQWINAEGERFWVKYHFKTDQGNDFLTGNEAERLAGANADYHRQDLYEAIERGEFPSWTLYVQVMPFEDAKTYRFNPFDLTKVWPHGDYPLIKVGKMTLNQNPQNFFAQIEQAAFSPSNFVPGIAASPDKMLLGRIFSYPDAHRYRVGTNFADLPVNFPKNAQLNTYSKEGAMRYTFNDPSIPVYAPNSFDGPHADPVKAHEENVGWDFDGELVRSAASLHAEDDDFGQARALYAEVLDNAAQARLVDNIAGHVGAVVSDEIRERAFKYWDSVHEELGARVREAWKNNN; translated from the coding sequence ATGACCGAGAATCCCATCAAGCCCGGTTCATTCACTACCACCAACTCAGGTGCCCCCGTTGCCTCAGACAACGACTCGCTGACCGTTGGTAACGACGGCCCCGTTGTACTGCACGACGTATACACCGTTGAGAAGCTCGCACAGTTCAACCGCGAGCGTGTGCCCGAGCGTGTAGTTCACGCTAAGGGTACTGGCGCATTCGGTGTTTTTGAGACCACCGAAGACGTTTCAAAGTACACCAAGGCTGCACTGTTCCAGCCCGGTGTTTCAACTGAGATGCTGATTCGCTTCTCAACTGTTGCTGGTGAGCAGGGTTCACCCGATACTTGGCGTGACCCCCGCGGTTTTGCAATCAAGTTCTACACCACCGAGGGCAACTATGACCTCGTGGGTAACAACACCCCGATCTTCTTCATCCGTGATGCTATCAAGTTCCCCGACTTCATTCGTTCGCAGAAGCGCCTGCCCGGTAACGGTCTGCGTAACAACGATATGCAGTGGGATTTTTGGAGCCTGCGCCCCGAATCAGCTCACCAGGTAACCTGGTTGATGGGTGACCGCGGTATTCCCGCAACCCTGCGTCACATGGACGGTTTTGGTTCACACACTTACCAGTGGATCAATGCTGAGGGCGAGCGTTTCTGGGTTAAGTACCACTTCAAGACTGACCAGGGCAACGACTTCCTCACCGGTAATGAAGCTGAGCGTCTGGCAGGTGCGAATGCTGACTACCACCGTCAGGATTTGTACGAGGCGATTGAGCGCGGCGAGTTCCCCTCATGGACCCTCTACGTTCAGGTAATGCCTTTCGAGGATGCGAAGACCTACCGCTTCAACCCCTTCGACTTGACTAAGGTATGGCCTCACGGTGATTACCCGCTGATCAAGGTCGGTAAGATGACCCTGAACCAGAACCCGCAGAACTTCTTCGCTCAGATTGAGCAGGCTGCTTTCTCACCGAGCAACTTTGTTCCCGGCATTGCGGCGTCCCCCGATAAGATGCTGCTCGGTCGTATCTTCTCCTACCCCGATGCGCACCGTTACCGTGTAGGCACCAACTTCGCTGACCTGCCCGTGAACTTCCCCAAGAACGCGCAGCTGAATACTTACTCGAAGGAAGGCGCTATGCGCTACACCTTCAATGATCCTTCAATTCCGGTGTACGCACCCAACTCATTCGATGGCCCGCACGCTGATCCTGTGAAGGCTCATGAAGAGAACGTTGGCTGGGACTTCGACGGTGAACTGGTACGCTCAGCTGCTAGCTTGCATGCTGAGGACGATGACTTCGGTCAGGCACGTGCCCTCTACGCTGAGGTTCTGGACAATGCTGCTCAGGCACGTCTGGTTGATAATATCGCCGGTCACGTAGGTGCTGTTGTTTCAGACGAGATCCGTGAACGCGCTTTCAAGTACTGGGATTCAGTACACGAAGAGCTGGGTGCTCGCGTACGTGAAGCGTGGAAGAACAACAACTAG
- a CDS encoding Fur family transcriptional regulator: protein MPSLTATLSTTHNSPVTDEVRLGWTAGLRTQGRRVTKQRLAVLDAVHRSPHSTAEAIVDAVRQELPSITVQSVYVVLADLVDIEMLRKFQPPGTPALYETRTGDNHHHALCIKCLTVEDVECTVGHAPCLTPEQSHGMQLLSADVIYRGICANCQNQLATSQ, encoded by the coding sequence ATGCCTTCATTAACAGCGACACTCAGTACTACCCACAACTCCCCCGTCACGGACGAGGTTCGTTTAGGGTGGACTGCCGGGTTGCGTACCCAGGGCAGGCGCGTTACTAAACAGCGCCTTGCCGTACTTGATGCTGTACACCGTTCACCGCATTCAACGGCAGAAGCTATTGTCGATGCCGTGCGCCAAGAATTGCCCAGCATCACCGTGCAATCTGTTTATGTAGTGCTGGCTGATCTTGTCGACATCGAGATGCTGCGAAAGTTCCAGCCTCCCGGTACCCCCGCCCTCTACGAGACACGCACGGGCGATAACCACCACCATGCTCTGTGCATCAAATGCCTCACGGTAGAAGACGTTGAATGCACAGTAGGTCATGCTCCCTGCCTCACCCCTGAACAGAGCCACGGCATGCAGCTGCTCAGCGCGGACGTCATTTACCGCGGAATTTGTGCCAACTGCCAGAACCAACTCGCTACCTCACAGTAG
- a CDS encoding sigma-70 family RNA polymerase sigma factor — protein MDYRERGYVITESLPPLDPSAELSDETLLKAVRAGDQNSYGLLYERYRSMATAIAYKHTSDPGQVDDIVAEAFARVLQALRNGNGPTSFMGGYLSTTIAHLAGEFGLIRGREVPADSTALEHLETLDEAVLHLNESDELIAAFTAMPERWQSVLWLTEVEKRKPRDIANALDISPNAVSALTLRARESLREGFLRAHQNAPVTVACQKHYDRLPALVRGSLSDKRAENLRLHLEECTYCTSEYLSLMGINKSMRVWVFPVLAGLVPWVNDGTTIIGFLGKAATVAASNPFAGAASTGQAAPSIPASDLLTPAGEAVGSVAAHTTGTATPSPAQTFLRNAAHHGTSPLALAGGGLLAVAAVVAGIVIGGGLLEDDPEPVRFSEEAHEARGDSSSAASGAPQESQELSEPAEKSANDAVQGDGAENPSGAAPSAAANAPSNTNTQGNDNKDASQLNETAGGALASSALASALETPASGAVVPAAVAPALHAQPLVASPAPSQSAPFTALPPLNQPGTVPSIPDGGAPTPGVPAAPGEQAPPHVQPPLAPSAPDAGTPTSLIQPEVPTDSVESADPVVPDAPEEPVAPEVPTDPVAPTDPVDPAQPDVPVDPETPKVPTDPVDSIQPVDPEDPTEPVAPSGPADPLDPESPVESNNPDNLPPLLDGDFELIELEPADPARPDPDNAEADPSPDNRDAPIYPPREAPELPNLPSPCDGAPVGLYPPHFDYWTIVNRPIPDTVDDPEYFGYWFFSVPWQDWTVADPTVSKYVMFQFEVDGTKSIHGDWIPHAVVESRYLVPALAYLYGADSNNFVHVYDEPPKTPVSSSDT, from the coding sequence ATGGATTACCGCGAACGAGGTTACGTCATCACTGAATCGCTGCCACCCCTAGACCCCTCAGCAGAACTCTCCGATGAGACTCTGCTCAAAGCAGTGCGCGCAGGGGATCAGAACTCCTACGGATTACTGTACGAACGCTACCGTTCAATGGCGACGGCTATTGCGTACAAACACACCAGCGATCCCGGGCAAGTAGATGACATCGTCGCTGAGGCTTTCGCGCGCGTCCTACAGGCGCTACGTAACGGCAACGGCCCCACCTCATTCATGGGCGGTTACCTGTCAACCACCATTGCCCACCTCGCCGGTGAGTTCGGTTTAATCCGCGGACGCGAGGTGCCCGCCGACAGTACCGCGTTAGAGCATCTGGAGACCTTGGACGAGGCCGTTCTGCACCTCAATGAATCAGATGAACTCATCGCTGCTTTCACCGCCATGCCCGAACGCTGGCAGTCTGTCTTGTGGCTTACCGAGGTCGAAAAACGCAAACCGCGCGATATCGCCAACGCCCTTGACATCTCGCCGAACGCAGTGTCAGCACTTACCCTGCGTGCCCGAGAGAGCCTGCGCGAGGGCTTTTTGCGCGCCCACCAAAATGCACCGGTGACCGTTGCCTGCCAAAAGCACTATGACCGTTTGCCCGCCCTGGTAAGAGGCTCACTCAGCGATAAACGTGCTGAAAACCTGCGTTTGCACCTTGAAGAGTGTACTTATTGCACCTCTGAATACCTGTCACTGATGGGCATTAACAAATCAATGCGCGTCTGGGTATTTCCCGTGCTTGCTGGGCTGGTCCCCTGGGTCAATGACGGCACCACCATTATCGGTTTTCTGGGCAAGGCTGCTACTGTTGCTGCCAGCAACCCCTTTGCCGGTGCAGCCTCAACGGGGCAAGCCGCACCCTCCATCCCCGCATCAGACCTGCTCACACCTGCCGGTGAAGCGGTCGGGTCTGTAGCAGCGCACACTACTGGAACGGCTACCCCCAGCCCCGCTCAGACGTTCTTGCGCAATGCGGCACACCACGGAACCTCACCACTTGCCCTTGCTGGTGGTGGTTTGCTGGCAGTTGCAGCTGTTGTGGCAGGTATTGTCATCGGCGGTGGTCTTTTAGAGGACGACCCTGAGCCTGTACGATTCTCTGAGGAAGCACACGAAGCGCGCGGTGACTCTAGCTCAGCTGCAAGCGGTGCCCCGCAAGAAAGCCAAGAACTTTCAGAGCCTGCTGAAAAGAGCGCGAACGACGCTGTGCAGGGGGATGGCGCTGAGAATCCCTCAGGAGCGGCACCCTCAGCAGCTGCTAATGCCCCGAGCAACACTAACACTCAGGGCAACGATAACAAGGACGCAAGTCAGCTCAACGAAACAGCAGGTGGCGCGCTCGCTAGTAGCGCTCTTGCATCGGCATTGGAGACACCAGCCTCTGGTGCGGTAGTACCCGCAGCTGTTGCGCCAGCTCTGCATGCTCAGCCCCTTGTGGCATCGCCGGCTCCGTCACAGTCTGCACCTTTTACAGCGCTCCCTCCCCTAAACCAACCTGGCACAGTGCCTTCAATACCTGATGGTGGCGCTCCTACCCCCGGCGTTCCCGCAGCGCCCGGTGAGCAGGCTCCCCCTCACGTCCAACCGCCCCTTGCCCCCTCCGCCCCAGACGCGGGCACCCCGACTAGCCTCATTCAGCCTGAGGTTCCGACTGATTCTGTAGAATCTGCTGACCCTGTTGTGCCTGACGCCCCTGAGGAACCAGTTGCTCCTGAGGTTCCGACTGACCCGGTAGCGCCAACTGACCCAGTTGACCCTGCTCAGCCAGATGTTCCGGTTGATCCTGAGACTCCTAAGGTTCCGACTGACCCGGTTGATTCTATTCAGCCGGTCGATCCTGAAGATCCGACGGAGCCAGTAGCTCCTAGTGGTCCTGCGGATCCTCTTGATCCAGAGTCGCCGGTGGAGTCAAATAACCCTGATAATCTCCCGCCCTTACTTGATGGGGACTTTGAGCTCATTGAACTCGAACCGGCTGACCCCGCAAGACCGGACCCCGATAACGCTGAGGCTGATCCTTCTCCGGATAACCGCGATGCACCTATTTACCCTCCGCGGGAGGCACCTGAGTTGCCGAACCTACCCTCTCCCTGTGACGGAGCCCCGGTGGGGCTGTACCCACCCCACTTTGACTACTGGACTATCGTTAACCGTCCGATACCTGACACTGTGGATGACCCCGAGTACTTCGGGTACTGGTTCTTCTCAGTACCCTGGCAGGACTGGACGGTCGCTGACCCCACCGTCAGCAAGTACGTCATGTTTCAGTTTGAGGTAGATGGCACAAAGTCTATTCACGGTGACTGGATTCCCCATGCAGTGGTTGAGAGCCGCTACTTGGTGCCTGCTCTTGCCTACCTCTACGGTGCTGACAGTAATAATTTTGTGCATGTATATGATGAGCCGCCGAAGACTCCTGTATCGTCTAGTGATACGTAA
- a CDS encoding M48 family metalloprotease, with protein sequence MRGHYNGLKTALLLGTLMGFLVLIGVFLAYYTNNGIFILLFGLIGLGTIAYSYWNSDKIAIRQMNAYPVTREQVPGLYAIVEELSAKAQKPMPRLFVAPSMTPNAFATGRNPENAAVCCTEGILQLLDEREMRGVLGHELMHVYNRDILTGSIAAAMVGLISSIGQYLSFGMLMGNNRDNRTGALGSLLIAFLAPLAAGIIQMALSRTREYDADEDGAELTGDPLALASALNKLHHGIAREPMNPRNRKAEGVASMMIANPFGGLKNAMSTHPPMQQRIERLENQARQMGQF encoded by the coding sequence ATGCGCGGACACTATAACGGTCTAAAAACCGCTTTGCTTCTTGGCACGCTGATGGGCTTTTTGGTGCTCATCGGAGTCTTCCTGGCGTATTACACGAATAACGGAATATTTATTCTCCTGTTCGGTCTCATCGGTCTAGGAACTATCGCCTACAGCTACTGGAACTCCGATAAAATCGCGATTCGCCAGATGAACGCTTACCCGGTGACTCGTGAGCAGGTGCCCGGTCTGTACGCAATTGTTGAAGAACTTTCGGCGAAAGCACAAAAACCGATGCCGCGTTTGTTCGTTGCACCGTCCATGACTCCGAACGCTTTTGCAACGGGGCGCAACCCCGAAAATGCTGCGGTGTGCTGCACAGAAGGTATTTTGCAGTTGCTGGACGAGCGTGAGATGCGAGGTGTTCTCGGGCACGAGCTGATGCATGTATACAACCGCGACATCCTCACCGGTTCTATTGCTGCGGCGATGGTCGGTTTGATTTCTTCTATTGGTCAGTACCTGTCCTTCGGTATGCTGATGGGCAATAACCGCGATAACCGCACGGGGGCTTTGGGGTCTTTGCTGATTGCTTTCCTTGCACCTCTTGCTGCTGGCATTATTCAAATGGCGCTGAGTCGCACCCGCGAGTACGACGCGGATGAGGATGGCGCAGAGCTCACCGGCGACCCCCTAGCGTTGGCGTCAGCGCTCAATAAGTTGCATCACGGCATCGCCCGTGAACCGATGAACCCCCGAAACCGCAAGGCGGAGGGCGTGGCTTCCATGATGATTGCTAATCCTTTTGGTGGTTTGAAGAACGCTATGAGCACACACCCGCCAATGCAACAGCGCATTGAGCGACTTGAGAACCAAGCCCGTCAGATGGGTCAGTTCTAA
- a CDS encoding YajQ family cyclic di-GMP-binding protein, with translation MASESSFDIVSKVDKQEISNALNQAQKEVAQRYDFRGVGAEIDFSGEKILVKANSEERALAVLDVFQSKLVKRGISLKSLDSGEPYASGKEYRIESSIKEGIAQDQAKKISKIIRDEAAKGVKATIQGDELRVSSKSRDDLQDVIALLKGKDLEVDLQFTNYR, from the coding sequence ATGGCAAGCGAATCATCATTCGACATCGTCTCAAAAGTCGACAAACAAGAAATCTCCAACGCCCTCAACCAGGCACAGAAAGAAGTAGCGCAGCGTTACGACTTTCGCGGCGTAGGCGCAGAAATCGACTTCTCAGGTGAGAAGATCCTCGTCAAAGCAAACTCAGAAGAACGTGCCCTGGCTGTACTCGATGTATTCCAGTCCAAATTGGTCAAGCGCGGTATCTCACTGAAATCCCTTGACTCCGGTGAACCCTACGCCTCAGGCAAGGAATACCGCATCGAATCCTCCATCAAGGAGGGCATCGCCCAGGATCAGGCAAAGAAAATCTCAAAAATTATTCGCGATGAGGCAGCCAAGGGTGTCAAAGCAACTATTCAGGGTGATGAACTGCGCGTATCCTCAAAGTCACGCGATGACCTACAAGACGTCATTGCACTACTCAAGGGCAAAGACCTCGAAGTAGACCTGCAGTTCACCAACTACCGCTAA
- the trxA gene encoding thioredoxin has protein sequence MTTIEVTQENLTDLVQNNDILLLDFWADWCGPCKQFAPVFEAAAEKHTDIAFGKVDTEDQQQLAAAAGINSIPTLMAFREGVLVFSQPGALNASQLDQVLEAVKGLDMEDVHKQVAEAEKAEAEKAEAEQA, from the coding sequence ATGACAACGATTGAAGTAACTCAAGAGAATCTGACCGACCTCGTCCAGAACAATGACATCCTGTTGTTGGATTTCTGGGCTGACTGGTGTGGTCCCTGTAAGCAGTTCGCTCCCGTTTTTGAGGCAGCAGCTGAAAAGCACACTGACATTGCTTTCGGTAAGGTCGATACTGAAGACCAGCAGCAGTTGGCGGCAGCCGCTGGAATCAACTCGATTCCCACCCTGATGGCATTCCGCGAGGGCGTCCTGGTATTCTCACAACCCGGTGCACTGAACGCCTCACAGCTCGATCAGGTTCTTGAAGCAGTCAAAGGCCTGGATATGGAAGATGTACACAAGCAGGTAGCCGAAGCAGAGAAAGCTGAGGCAGAAAAAGCTGAAGCCGAGCAGGCATAA
- a CDS encoding DNA-3-methyladenine glycosylase, giving the protein MLRATVILQPPHPIHLGQTLGTLARGHEDPLFRSVHTRDQEQYWVSSTYRNEGVLLCFSREHSTVKDLAQRLMHPITVRLWCHSDASALEQAAANLPYWLGFHDVWDAFLTLSTYRDLPLVLRETQRNNPGIRLSATGQLTRHMVTAIAEQKVTGIEAMGGMRAIIRELGSPVPATGNPHQPTGMFFFPDARAIRRLPSWKWHRFGFDSARSKAILAYTDRATSLEHLAHTAPVEQLASALNTLPGIGPWTISEALQRSHGHPDAISVGDFHLAHLVGYALTGRRTDDAGMLHLLKPWAGHRARVVALIKASGVLEPRRAPRLAPEDHRFI; this is encoded by the coding sequence ATGCTTCGTGCCACCGTCATTTTACAACCTCCGCACCCCATTCACCTGGGGCAGACACTCGGCACTCTTGCACGCGGGCACGAAGATCCGCTCTTTCGCTCCGTTCACACGCGCGATCAGGAGCAGTACTGGGTAAGCTCTACCTACAGGAACGAGGGAGTTCTGCTCTGCTTTTCACGAGAACACAGCACCGTGAAAGATCTCGCACAGCGGCTCATGCATCCTATTACTGTGAGGCTTTGGTGCCACAGTGACGCATCCGCCCTCGAACAAGCAGCTGCGAATCTCCCCTACTGGCTCGGCTTTCACGATGTCTGGGATGCCTTTCTGACCCTCAGCACCTACCGAGACTTACCGCTAGTTCTTCGTGAAACCCAGCGCAATAACCCCGGCATCAGGCTCAGCGCCACCGGTCAGCTGACCCGTCACATGGTCACCGCCATTGCCGAACAAAAAGTCACCGGCATTGAAGCCATGGGCGGGATGCGCGCGATCATTCGCGAGTTGGGTTCACCGGTGCCGGCAACCGGTAACCCCCACCAACCTACAGGCATGTTCTTCTTTCCGGACGCGCGAGCCATTCGCCGTCTGCCGTCGTGGAAGTGGCACAGATTCGGTTTCGACAGCGCCCGCTCCAAAGCCATTCTTGCCTACACTGACAGGGCTACCAGCCTTGAACATCTAGCGCACACCGCACCGGTGGAACAGCTCGCGTCCGCACTCAACACCCTGCCTGGAATCGGACCGTGGACTATCTCAGAAGCCCTTCAACGTAGCCACGGGCACCCCGATGCCATTAGTGTGGGAGATTTTCACCTCGCGCATCTGGTGGGTTATGCCCTCACGGGCAGGCGAACCGATGACGCGGGTATGCTGCACCTGCTCAAACCCTGGGCTGGGCACCGAGCACGGGTGGTCGCTCTCATCAAAGCCAGCGGAGTTTTAGAGCCCCGCCGCGCACCGCGTCTAGCCCCAGAAGACCACCGCTTTATCTAA